The Nocardioides campestrisoli genome includes a window with the following:
- a CDS encoding SOS response-associated peptidase, translated as MCGRYASSRAPEDLVEEFEVVTPRVAEALAPDWNVAPTKEVYAVLERPARRDEGEQEPERQLRVLTWGLVPSWAKDPAIGNRMINARVETVAEKPAFRKAFASRRCLLPADGYYEWYPTSVLTAAGKPRKQPFFIRPRDHGVLAMAGLYEIWRDPARADDDPHRFRWTCTVITTEAEDELGHIHDRMPMMLDQARWSDWLDPGASGDDLRALLQPASPGRLEAYPVSTLVSNVRNNGPELVEPLPLTDLDPAVVDEVASRESR; from the coding sequence ATGTGCGGTCGCTATGCCTCCAGTCGGGCCCCCGAGGACCTCGTCGAGGAGTTCGAGGTGGTGACGCCCCGGGTCGCCGAGGCGCTGGCGCCGGACTGGAACGTGGCGCCCACCAAGGAGGTCTACGCGGTGCTCGAGCGCCCCGCCCGGCGCGACGAGGGGGAGCAGGAGCCCGAGCGCCAGCTGCGGGTGCTCACCTGGGGACTGGTCCCGTCCTGGGCGAAGGACCCGGCCATCGGCAACCGGATGATCAACGCCCGGGTGGAGACCGTGGCGGAGAAGCCCGCCTTCCGCAAGGCGTTCGCGTCCCGCCGCTGCCTGCTGCCCGCCGACGGCTACTACGAGTGGTACCCGACGTCGGTCCTGACCGCGGCCGGCAAGCCGCGCAAGCAGCCCTTCTTCATCCGGCCCCGCGACCACGGGGTGCTGGCGATGGCCGGGCTCTACGAGATATGGCGCGACCCCGCCCGGGCGGACGACGACCCGCACCGCTTCCGCTGGACCTGCACCGTGATCACCACCGAGGCCGAGGACGAGCTGGGCCACATCCACGACCGGATGCCGATGATGCTGGACCAGGCGCGGTGGTCGGACTGGCTCGACCCGGGCGCCTCCGGCGACGACCTGCGGGCGCTGCTCCAGCCGGCGTCGCCCGGGCGGCTGGAGGCCTACCCGGTCTCGACCCTGGTCAGCAACGTCCGCAACAACGGCCCCGAGCTGGTCGAGCCGCTGCCGCTGACCGACCTGGATCCGGCCGTGGTCGACGAGGTCGCGTCCCGGGAGTCGCGATGA